A single region of the Prevotella sp. HUN102 genome encodes:
- a CDS encoding pirin family protein produces MKERKIIQKVQGVKATDGAGVRLVRVLGHETIYDFDPFLMLDSFDSSNPEDYRRGFPEHPHRGIETVSFIAKGKVTHKDHLGNEETIGDGEAQWLTAGSGVFHSEQPGGDSLLGLQLWLNMPKKDKMTAPPAYREIVRDEIKEFPLEGGKLRLLTGEYQCHKGFQGKYISLDYYDIHLEPNVKVSLNVKEGNTVMIFTLLGDVVSGGTHVSEKAAARFDNGDTVTIEAGSNGAQVMLMSAKPTNEPIAWYGPIVMNSQQEIRNAVHELNNGTFIKATTQY; encoded by the coding sequence ATGAAAGAAAGAAAAATAATACAGAAAGTGCAGGGAGTGAAAGCGACGGATGGCGCAGGTGTAAGGCTCGTGCGAGTGTTGGGACACGAAACCATCTACGACTTTGATCCGTTCCTGATGCTCGATTCATTCGACAGTTCCAATCCCGAAGATTATCGCAGAGGCTTCCCCGAACATCCACATCGTGGCATCGAGACCGTGAGTTTCATTGCGAAAGGAAAGGTGACACACAAAGACCATTTGGGAAATGAGGAAACCATCGGCGACGGCGAAGCGCAATGGCTCACAGCCGGCTCGGGCGTTTTCCATTCGGAGCAACCGGGTGGCGACAGTCTGTTGGGATTGCAGTTGTGGCTGAATATGCCCAAGAAAGACAAAATGACAGCTCCTCCTGCCTATCGCGAGATTGTGAGAGACGAGATAAAGGAGTTTCCACTTGAAGGAGGCAAGCTAAGATTGCTGACGGGCGAATATCAGTGCCACAAGGGTTTTCAAGGAAAATACATTTCATTGGATTATTACGACATTCATCTGGAACCGAACGTAAAAGTTTCACTCAATGTGAAAGAAGGCAATACGGTAATGATTTTCACGCTTTTGGGCGATGTTGTGTCAGGAGGAACCCACGTCAGCGAAAAGGCGGCTGCCCGTTTCGACAACGGAGATACCGTAACCATCGAAGCAGGAAGCAATGGAGCGCAGGTTATGCTGATGTCTGCAAAGCCAACCAACGAACCGATTGCGTGGTATGGTCCGATTGTTATGAACAGTCAGCAAGAGATTCGCAACGCTGTTCACGAACTTAATAACGGTACATTCATCAAGGCTACCACGCAATATTGA
- a CDS encoding zinc ribbon domain-containing protein: MKCPNCNTEIEDYEEKCPHCGENLHEEHNHGEEDEPTLRRSLVIFIIIGTIFLTGYGFFYYINHQHDPEYTQTAIEPDSTLADKFVVTFDTVAVDTAAVKDSTDIVTEEEADKVFSSIRGKTRRKSHSARRNDASGSASSDAASSASESSTSSSEFSSASASPAAPRPHVETIETE, translated from the coding sequence ATGAAGTGCCCAAACTGCAATACAGAAATAGAAGATTATGAAGAAAAATGCCCTCATTGTGGAGAAAATCTACACGAGGAGCACAACCACGGAGAAGAGGATGAGCCTACTTTGCGCCGTAGTCTGGTGATATTCATCATCATCGGAACCATCTTCCTTACCGGTTATGGATTCTTCTATTACATTAATCATCAGCACGATCCTGAATATACGCAGACCGCAATTGAGCCGGATTCCACACTTGCCGACAAGTTTGTGGTAACCTTCGACACAGTAGCAGTTGATACAGCAGCTGTGAAGGATTCCACAGACATAGTTACGGAAGAAGAAGCCGACAAGGTTTTCTCGAGCATTCGTGGCAAAACTCGTAGAAAATCCCACAGTGCAAGACGCAACGATGCCTCTGGTTCAGCTTCATCCGATGCAGCTTCCAGCGCAAGCGAAAGCAGCACTTCGAGTTCAGAATTTTCTTCTGCATCGGCTTCGCCTGCTGCTCCGAGACCTCACGTTGAGACTATTGAAACTGAATAA
- a CDS encoding radical SAM protein — MKAPLIGINRHRLATDGVGVTTLVAFHGCPLQCRYCLNPRCLQADGIWRTITPEELYGEVEIDDIYFVATGGGICFGGGEPLLYADFIEAFFRLMNPEWKLAIETSLNVPLSFLRRVSALVETFIIDVKDMNEDIYKAYTGIANCRVIDNLKWMVANNMADRCIIRLPLIPSYNSDEDRNASEAVLKDMGFKYFDRFNYVKSTFVL; from the coding sequence ATGAAAGCCCCACTTATCGGCATAAATCGGCATAGACTGGCGACGGATGGAGTGGGAGTAACCACGCTTGTGGCTTTCCACGGTTGTCCGTTGCAGTGCAGATATTGCCTGAATCCTCGATGTTTACAGGCTGACGGCATTTGGCGCACCATCACTCCCGAAGAATTATATGGCGAAGTGGAAATAGACGATATTTATTTTGTGGCAACAGGTGGCGGCATCTGTTTCGGAGGTGGCGAGCCTTTGCTGTACGCCGACTTCATAGAGGCATTCTTTCGGCTTATGAATCCTGAATGGAAACTTGCAATCGAAACTTCGCTAAATGTTCCTCTCTCATTCCTCAGACGTGTTTCCGCACTTGTGGAAACTTTTATCATAGACGTGAAAGATATGAATGAGGATATTTACAAGGCATATACGGGAATTGCGAATTGTAGAGTGATTGACAATCTTAAATGGATGGTTGCAAACAATATGGCAGACCGTTGTATAATTCGTCTTCCGCTGATTCCCAGTTACAATTCTGATGAAGACAGAAATGCAAGCGAGGCAGTATTAAAGGATATGGGATTCAAATATTTCGATAGGTTCAATTACGTCAAATCCACGTTTGTTCTTTAG
- a CDS encoding carboxypeptidase-like regulatory domain-containing protein has product MYEGKAKCEVLKSIRQKIADSNGIRYTPCECRHEGDCPGSCPACEQEIRYIENELRTRRKQGKLLKIAGVAAGVTAILSPISIHAQNVGQPSPLTPVLRSQLETLKVVDFSNGSEDAVVVRGLVLFASDSLPVAGASIIYDKTKGVATNIDGLFAIKVPHDAELLFKYIGCADKTLKVNELKNLDSTVVYIDELESVLCGEVVVVKNYDDIYYRNMNSKPKSHKEKNKDE; this is encoded by the coding sequence ATGTATGAAGGAAAAGCCAAATGCGAAGTACTGAAAAGTATTCGGCAGAAGATTGCCGACAGTAACGGAATCCGATACACACCTTGTGAATGTCGCCACGAGGGCGATTGTCCGGGCAGTTGCCCTGCCTGCGAACAGGAGATTCGCTACATAGAGAATGAATTGAGAACACGCAGAAAGCAAGGCAAACTGCTGAAGATTGCAGGTGTGGCAGCCGGAGTTACGGCTATCCTTTCACCGATTAGCATACACGCGCAAAATGTAGGGCAACCAAGTCCATTAACACCGGTTTTGCGTTCACAATTAGAGACTCTGAAAGTTGTGGATTTCTCCAACGGAAGCGAAGATGCAGTTGTGGTTCGGGGATTGGTGTTGTTTGCATCTGATAGTTTGCCTGTGGCAGGTGCTTCCATTATCTATGATAAAACTAAAGGTGTAGCGACAAATATCGATGGGCTGTTTGCAATCAAAGTGCCTCACGATGCAGAACTGCTGTTCAAGTATATCGGCTGTGCAGATAAAACTTTAAAGGTAAATGAGCTGAAGAATCTGGATTCGACAGTTGTTTATATAGATGAACTTGAGTCTGTTTTATGTGGCGAGGTAGTTGTTGTTAAAAATTACGATGATATATATTATCGGAATATGAACAGCAAACCTAAATCTCATAAAGAGAAAAACAAGGACGAATGA
- a CDS encoding DUF5686 family protein encodes MKKLTKIFENRKPLKKFLEAKTSLCNCIECYHSFESIRGKSVCSVFSDFLTSDITNLRVARILSSLLLFFVFALVAEAQNIRCYVIDSRTGDSISYANAVYRDLKIGASSDVSGQFTIARHNGKTLEVTAVGYKPRKIKINEKTPDELEITLISDSRQLEGVVVKAKRRRRYSRKDNPAVELMKRVIAAKKETNLENHDYYQYDKYQKVTMAINNLTPEEIEKGMFKNAPWLKDQIEECPYNNKLILPFSVDETVTQHVYRKNPKDEKDIIKGQTTKGISQLIQTGGALNTVVKDIFKDIDLYDDQIELLQKRFPSPIGSTAISFYHFYIDDTVMVDNDRCIRLQFMPANQQDFGFRGELYVLNDSSLHVRKCDMQLPANTGINFVDAMKFQQEYEKLSNGEWVLKKDVMVAELELTDLLRRVIVIRTTGLKDYAFEPIDKNLFKGKAAVTYDPNMKMRDESFWNEHRTAELTKSEEGMGDFVKRMGKTKNFKFVMFFVKAFVENFIETGSTETPSKVDIGPVNTFVSKNFVDGIRLRAAARTTANFNPHWFLDGYYAYGTKSKRHYYGAKVTYSFNKPEYQPIEFPIRTLSLESYRDVESPSDRYLIHNKDNIFMTFRPVKVEKMYFYDRQMLNFQWETEYGLGITFNLTAESNRPIGELVYEKMDGTIIDKVRMTSMSVGFDYRPGQSYINSKQNRVEVNLDAPQYTLKHRVGVKNLLGSDFKYNLTEASVYKRFWLGSWGHFDTRLKAGAQWNKVPYHLLIMPPVNTSYFEHQGTFNLMENLEFLNDRYALFNLAWDLEGKVFNRIPLVKKLKWREYIALKGMWGHLTDKNNPTLAQNANDTELYKFPVGTKVMTHDPYLEFVVGVHNILKCLEIDYVRRLTYNVPGISRNGIRFGFNLVF; translated from the coding sequence ATGAAGAAATTGACTAAAATATTTGAAAACAGGAAGCCATTAAAGAAGTTTTTAGAAGCAAAGACAAGCCTGTGCAACTGCATAGAGTGCTATCATTCCTTCGAATCAATACGAGGAAAAAGTGTTTGTTCTGTATTCTCTGACTTCTTGACTTCCGATATTACCAACTTAAGAGTAGCGAGAATCTTATCCTCGCTACTCCTGTTCTTTGTGTTCGCACTTGTTGCTGAGGCACAAAATATCCGTTGCTATGTCATAGACTCCCGTACCGGCGACAGCATTTCATACGCAAATGCAGTTTACCGCGATTTGAAAATAGGTGCATCGAGCGATGTATCGGGTCAATTTACCATTGCCCGACACAATGGAAAAACATTGGAAGTAACGGCAGTAGGCTATAAACCACGCAAGATAAAGATTAACGAAAAAACTCCGGACGAACTGGAGATTACGCTCATCAGCGATTCAAGACAACTTGAAGGCGTTGTTGTAAAGGCGAAGCGTCGTCGCAGGTATTCAAGAAAGGATAACCCGGCAGTAGAACTGATGAAAAGGGTCATTGCTGCTAAGAAAGAAACTAATTTGGAAAACCACGATTATTACCAGTATGACAAGTATCAGAAGGTAACGATGGCGATAAACAACCTTACTCCGGAAGAAATAGAGAAAGGTATGTTCAAGAATGCGCCTTGGCTGAAGGATCAAATAGAAGAGTGCCCTTACAATAACAAACTGATACTTCCTTTTTCTGTGGACGAAACGGTAACTCAACACGTTTACAGAAAGAATCCCAAAGACGAGAAAGACATTATAAAAGGACAGACAACGAAGGGTATTTCGCAGTTGATTCAGACAGGTGGCGCACTCAACACAGTTGTAAAGGACATCTTTAAAGACATTGACCTGTATGACGACCAGATAGAATTATTGCAAAAAAGATTCCCTTCGCCTATTGGTTCTACGGCTATTTCATTCTATCATTTCTACATTGACGATACGGTTATGGTAGACAACGACCGATGCATCCGATTGCAGTTTATGCCTGCCAACCAACAAGACTTTGGTTTTCGTGGCGAACTATACGTTTTGAACGACAGTTCCCTGCACGTGCGTAAATGCGATATGCAGTTGCCTGCCAATACGGGTATCAACTTTGTGGATGCGATGAAGTTCCAACAGGAATACGAAAAACTTTCCAACGGCGAATGGGTATTAAAGAAAGACGTAATGGTGGCAGAATTGGAACTGACCGACCTTCTGCGTCGTGTCATTGTCATCCGAACAACTGGATTGAAGGATTATGCCTTCGAGCCTATTGACAAGAATCTTTTTAAGGGCAAGGCGGCAGTTACCTACGATCCTAATATGAAGATGCGTGACGAAAGTTTCTGGAATGAGCATCGTACTGCCGAACTCACAAAGAGCGAGGAGGGAATGGGCGATTTTGTGAAGCGAATGGGAAAGACAAAGAACTTCAAGTTTGTGATGTTCTTCGTGAAGGCATTTGTGGAAAACTTCATTGAAACCGGTTCTACGGAAACTCCCAGTAAGGTGGATATTGGTCCTGTAAACACCTTTGTTTCCAAGAACTTCGTAGACGGAATCCGTCTACGGGCAGCAGCACGCACTACCGCCAACTTCAATCCTCACTGGTTTCTCGACGGTTACTATGCCTACGGCACGAAATCGAAACGCCATTACTACGGGGCAAAGGTAACTTACTCGTTCAATAAGCCTGAATATCAGCCTATCGAGTTCCCTATCCGAACCCTTTCATTGGAATCTTATCGCGATGTAGAATCGCCTTCAGACAGATATCTTATTCATAATAAGGATAATATATTTATGACTTTCCGTCCGGTAAAGGTCGAGAAAATGTATTTCTATGACCGTCAGATGCTTAATTTCCAATGGGAAACCGAATACGGACTCGGAATTACATTTAATCTCACGGCAGAAAGTAATCGGCCGATAGGCGAACTCGTGTACGAGAAAATGGACGGAACGATTATAGATAAGGTCAGAATGACCTCAATGTCTGTCGGTTTCGATTATCGTCCGGGACAGAGCTATATCAATTCAAAGCAGAATCGGGTAGAGGTAAATCTCGACGCTCCACAATATACTTTAAAGCATAGGGTAGGCGTGAAGAATTTGCTCGGTAGCGATTTCAAGTACAACCTTACCGAAGCATCCGTTTATAAGCGTTTCTGGTTAGGCAGTTGGGGACACTTCGATACGCGTTTGAAAGCTGGTGCTCAGTGGAACAAAGTTCCTTACCATCTGCTCATTATGCCCCCTGTGAACACCTCTTACTTTGAGCATCAAGGCACATTCAATTTGATGGAGAATTTGGAGTTTCTCAACGACCGTTATGCACTGTTCAATCTTGCTTGGGACTTGGAAGGAAAAGTTTTCAATCGTATTCCTCTCGTCAAGAAACTGAAATGGCGTGAATACATTGCACTCAAGGGTATGTGGGGACATCTGACGGACAAGAACAATCCTACGCTCGCACAGAATGCAAACGATACGGAGCTTTATAAGTTCCCTGTCGGCACGAAGGTTATGACACACGATCCGTATCTTGAATTTGTAGTTGGTGTGCATAATATTCTGAAATGTCTTGAAATAGACTATGTTCGCCGACTCACTTACAATGTTCCGGGCATTTCCAGAAACGGTATCCGATTCGGATTCAATCTGGTGTTCTAA
- a CDS encoding inositol-3-phosphate synthase translates to MKQTMVAPAVGKLGVMVVGCGAVATTFMTGVLMARKGLAKPIGSMTQYDKIRVGKGNDKKYLPYDEIVPLANLNDIVFGTWDVYPQNAYQAAVYAEVLKAKDIEPVRDELEAIKPLKAAFDKNYAKRLNGDNVKDCNTRWDMVVELRKDIQNFKNQNNLNRVVVIWAASTEIYVPVDERYHNTLAQLEEAMKADDREHIAPSMCYAYAALKEGCPFIMGAPNTTVDIPAMWELAEQTKMPIAGKDFKTGQTLVKSGFAPIIKTRMLGLSGWFSTNILGNRDGLVLDEPANFHTKEVSKLSTLETICKADDQPDLYGNIYHKVRINYYPPRNDDKEGWDNIDIFGWMGYPMQIKINFLCRDSILAAPLLLDLVLLSDLAARAGRYGIQRFLSFYLKSPMHDYTQGEEAVNNLFEQYTMLKNAIREMGGYEADEEID, encoded by the coding sequence ATGAAACAGACTATGGTAGCCCCGGCAGTGGGTAAATTAGGTGTTATGGTTGTAGGTTGTGGAGCTGTTGCAACAACATTTATGACTGGTGTGTTGATGGCTCGCAAGGGCTTGGCAAAGCCAATCGGTTCTATGACCCAATACGATAAAATCCGTGTTGGTAAAGGTAATGACAAGAAATACTTGCCTTATGATGAGATTGTGCCATTGGCAAATCTCAACGACATTGTTTTCGGCACTTGGGACGTTTATCCACAAAATGCTTATCAAGCTGCTGTTTACGCAGAAGTATTGAAGGCAAAGGATATAGAGCCTGTTCGCGATGAACTTGAGGCTATCAAGCCTTTGAAAGCGGCGTTCGACAAAAACTATGCTAAGCGTTTGAATGGCGATAATGTGAAGGACTGCAACACTCGTTGGGATATGGTGGTGGAATTACGGAAAGATATCCAAAATTTCAAGAATCAGAACAACCTGAATCGTGTTGTAGTGATTTGGGCTGCTTCGACAGAAATTTATGTTCCGGTTGATGAACGCTATCACAACACGCTTGCTCAACTGGAAGAAGCAATGAAGGCTGACGACCGTGAACACATTGCTCCGTCTATGTGCTATGCTTATGCTGCCTTGAAGGAAGGATGTCCTTTCATTATGGGTGCGCCAAACACTACCGTTGATATCCCGGCTATGTGGGAATTGGCAGAACAAACAAAGATGCCTATTGCGGGGAAGGACTTCAAGACAGGGCAAACGCTTGTCAAATCGGGCTTTGCTCCAATCATCAAGACCCGTATGTTGGGACTTTCAGGTTGGTTCTCTACAAATATTCTTGGCAACCGCGACGGGCTTGTTCTTGACGAGCCGGCAAACTTCCACACAAAGGAAGTAAGCAAACTTTCTACGCTCGAAACTATCTGCAAGGCCGACGACCAGCCGGATCTCTACGGTAACATTTATCACAAAGTACGAATTAATTATTATCCACCTCGCAACGACGACAAGGAAGGCTGGGACAACATCGATATCTTCGGCTGGATGGGCTATCCGATGCAGATAAAAATCAACTTCCTATGCCGCGATTCTATCCTTGCTGCGCCATTGCTGCTCGACCTTGTTTTGTTGAGCGATTTGGCTGCACGTGCCGGCCGTTACGGCATTCAGCGTTTCCTGAGCTTCTATCTCAAGAGTCCGATGCACGATTATACGCAGGGAGAAGAGGCAGTGAACAATCTCTTCGAGCAATACACTATGCTCAAGAATGCTATTCGTGAAATGGGTGGTTACGAAGCAGATGAAGAAATTGACTAA
- the clpB gene encoding ATP-dependent chaperone ClpB — protein MTFDKFTIKAQEAVQSAVNLVQRNGQQAIEPVHILAGVMDKGKDVVNYVFQKLGMNAQILETAVQNEIHHLPKVSGGQPYFSNEANKVMQETMDISQKMGDEFVSIEPILLALLKVNSSASRILKDAGATEKDFIAAINDLRQGQKVQTQSGDENYQALSKFARNLVEDARAGKLDPVIGRDEEIRRVLQILSRRSKNNPILIGEPGTGKTAIAEGLAGRIVRGDVPENLKNKQLYSLDMGALLAGAKYKGEFEERLKSVIKEVTNSDSNIILFIDEIHTLVGAGGGEGAMDAANILKPALARGELRAIGATTLNEYQKYFEKDKALERRFQTVMVDEPSELDAISILRGLKERYENHHKVRIQDDACIAAVRLSERYISDRFLPDKAIDLMDEAAAKLRMERDSVPEDLDEITRRLKQLEIEREAIKRENDTEKIAQLDKEIAELKEQERSYRAKWEGERALVNKIQQDKQEIERLKYEAERAEREGNYERVAEIRYSRLKELNDDIANIQLQLQATQGGSAMVREEVTADDIAEVVSRWTGIPVTKMLQSDREKLLHLEEELHKRVVGQEEAITAVADAVRRSRAGLQDPKKPIASFIFLGTTGTGKTELAKALADYLFNDETMMTRIDMSEYQEKFSVSRLIGAPPGYVGYDEGGQLTEAVRRKPYSVVLFDEIEKAHPDVFNILLQVLDDGHLTDNKGRVVNFKNTIIIMTSNLGSQYIQEKFSSLTDENREKWIADTRLDVMDLLKANIRPEFLNRIDETIMFLPLTKREIGNIVRLQLERAKAMLAPQGFALEWTDDAVGYLSEVGYDPEFGARPVKRAVQRYVLNDLSKSLLAEKVSREKPIIIDYFGDGLVFRN, from the coding sequence ATGACATTCGACAAATTTACAATCAAGGCACAAGAGGCTGTTCAGAGCGCGGTAAACCTTGTTCAGCGCAACGGACAGCAGGCCATCGAACCGGTTCATATATTGGCCGGGGTAATGGATAAGGGAAAGGACGTGGTAAACTACGTTTTTCAGAAACTCGGAATGAATGCGCAGATTTTGGAAACTGCCGTTCAGAATGAAATCCATCATTTACCAAAGGTTTCCGGCGGACAGCCTTACTTCTCCAACGAAGCGAATAAGGTAATGCAGGAAACGATGGATATTTCTCAGAAGATGGGCGACGAGTTCGTGAGTATAGAGCCGATTCTTCTGGCCTTACTCAAAGTGAACTCCAGCGCAAGCCGAATCCTAAAGGATGCAGGTGCCACCGAAAAGGATTTTATCGCAGCCATCAACGACCTTCGTCAAGGACAGAAGGTGCAGACGCAGAGTGGTGATGAGAATTATCAGGCTCTCTCGAAGTTCGCCCGTAATCTCGTTGAAGATGCACGTGCAGGCAAACTCGACCCGGTAATCGGGCGCGATGAAGAGATTCGCAGGGTCTTGCAGATTCTTTCGCGCCGTTCCAAGAACAATCCGATTCTCATTGGAGAACCAGGTACTGGTAAGACAGCCATTGCTGAAGGACTTGCAGGGCGAATTGTTCGTGGCGATGTGCCTGAAAACCTGAAGAACAAGCAACTCTATTCGCTCGACATGGGTGCATTGCTTGCAGGTGCAAAATATAAAGGCGAGTTCGAGGAACGATTGAAAAGCGTCATTAAGGAAGTTACCAATTCAGACAGCAACATCATTCTCTTCATCGACGAAATCCACACTCTGGTTGGAGCCGGTGGTGGTGAGGGAGCAATGGATGCAGCCAACATCCTAAAGCCTGCCTTGGCTCGTGGCGAGCTTCGCGCCATTGGTGCTACAACGCTGAATGAATACCAGAAGTATTTTGAGAAGGACAAGGCTTTGGAGCGTCGCTTTCAGACTGTTATGGTGGACGAACCATCAGAACTCGATGCCATTTCAATTCTCCGCGGCTTGAAAGAGCGTTACGAAAACCACCACAAGGTGCGCATTCAGGACGATGCCTGCATCGCTGCCGTGCGCTTGTCCGAACGTTATATTTCAGACCGTTTCCTTCCCGACAAGGCTATCGACCTAATGGACGAGGCTGCTGCGAAGTTGAGAATGGAACGCGACTCTGTTCCAGAGGACCTGGACGAAATCACACGCCGTCTGAAACAGCTCGAAATAGAAAGGGAGGCCATCAAGCGTGAGAATGACACCGAGAAGATTGCCCAATTAGACAAGGAAATTGCCGAACTGAAGGAGCAGGAACGCAGCTATCGTGCCAAATGGGAAGGCGAAAGAGCACTCGTCAATAAGATTCAACAGGACAAACAGGAGATAGAAAGACTGAAATACGAGGCAGAACGTGCTGAGCGTGAAGGCAATTATGAACGTGTGGCAGAGATTCGCTACTCCCGCTTGAAGGAACTCAACGATGATATAGCCAACATTCAGTTACAACTGCAAGCCACTCAAGGTGGTTCGGCAATGGTTCGTGAGGAAGTTACGGCAGACGATATCGCAGAAGTGGTGAGCCGTTGGACTGGTATTCCGGTTACAAAGATGTTGCAGAGCGACCGTGAGAAGCTGCTTCATTTGGAGGAAGAACTGCACAAGCGCGTCGTTGGTCAGGAAGAGGCCATCACGGCTGTGGCTGATGCTGTCCGCCGTTCGCGTGCCGGACTGCAAGACCCGAAGAAACCTATTGCGTCCTTCATTTTCTTGGGCACCACCGGTACCGGTAAGACCGAGCTTGCAAAGGCTTTGGCAGATTATCTCTTCAACGATGAAACGATGATGACACGTATCGATATGAGCGAATATCAGGAGAAATTCAGCGTCTCCCGGCTTATCGGTGCGCCTCCGGGCTACGTTGGCTACGACGAAGGTGGACAACTGACCGAAGCTGTTCGACGCAAACCATACTCCGTAGTGCTGTTCGATGAGATTGAAAAGGCACATCCAGACGTATTCAACATTCTCTTGCAGGTATTGGACGATGGCCATCTCACTGACAACAAGGGACGTGTGGTGAACTTCAAGAACACTATCATCATAATGACCTCCAACCTTGGCTCACAATATATACAGGAGAAGTTCTCCAGCCTTACGGATGAAAACCGAGAGAAGTGGATTGCTGATACACGACTCGATGTAATGGATCTGCTGAAGGCTAATATCCGACCCGAATTTCTCAACCGTATCGACGAAACAATAATGTTCCTGCCGCTTACAAAGAGGGAAATCGGCAATATTGTTCGCTTGCAGTTGGAGCGTGCAAAGGCAATGCTCGCACCACAAGGTTTTGCTTTGGAATGGACCGACGATGCCGTTGGCTATCTCTCAGAAGTGGGTTACGATCCGGAATTTGGTGCCCGACCAGTGAAGAGAGCCGTCCAACGCTACGTGCTCAACGACCTCAGCAAGTCGCTGCTTGCCGAAAAAGTAAGTCGCGAAAAGCCAATCATTATCGACTACTTTGGCGATGGTCTGGTATTCAGAAATTAA
- a CDS encoding HAD family hydrolase — protein MDIKGYIFDYGGTLDTAGCHWGKMIWHAYERHNIPVTEDMFREAYVYAERTLGRKPVIQPDYNFHKTLEMKLRIEFDYLVEKGYITETGFSLASKRSAVLEDLYAAVKETTGKSREILLKLKEKYPLVLVSNFYGNISVVLEEFGLDGIFGKIIESAAVDVRKPDPRIFQMGVDAVGLKADEVMVVGDSYKKDIVPAHSIGCQTVWLKGEGWVEENYPDCVADRIIASLKEL, from the coding sequence ATGGACATAAAAGGATATATTTTCGACTACGGTGGTACGCTCGATACTGCCGGATGTCATTGGGGGAAAATGATTTGGCACGCTTACGAGCGTCATAATATCCCCGTAACTGAAGATATGTTTCGTGAAGCCTATGTGTATGCCGAACGGACATTGGGCAGAAAGCCTGTTATTCAGCCTGACTACAATTTCCATAAAACCTTGGAAATGAAACTCCGGATAGAGTTCGATTATCTTGTGGAGAAAGGATATATTACAGAAACCGGATTCTCATTGGCAAGTAAACGCAGCGCAGTACTCGAAGACTTGTATGCCGCTGTAAAGGAAACAACAGGTAAGAGCAGGGAAATCCTTCTGAAGCTGAAAGAGAAATATCCTTTAGTGCTTGTCAGCAATTTCTATGGAAACATTTCCGTTGTGCTCGAAGAATTTGGTTTGGATGGCATTTTCGGAAAAATTATTGAGAGCGCAGCCGTAGATGTGCGCAAGCCCGACCCACGAATCTTTCAGATGGGAGTGGATGCTGTCGGACTGAAAGCCGACGAGGTAATGGTAGTTGGCGACAGCTATAAGAAAGATATAGTTCCTGCTCACAGTATCGGCTGCCAAACAGTATGGCTGAAAGGCGAAGGATGGGTAGAGGAAAACTATCCTGATTGCGTTGCCGACAGAATCATTGCAAGCCTAAAGGAACTGTGA